In Nitrosopumilus sp., the genomic stretch CATTGGTTTAAATAAAAATCAATTTAACCTAGATACTGGAGAAAAATACTATGGATAACGTGGATTTTATGATCTTTCTAAGGATGTTGTCAAAAAAAGGATTTTTGGAAACATTATGGCACATTACAGATAAAAAACAAATTCATTATAATGAACTCCAAAAATACCTCATGAAAAAGAATATTGTGTCTAGTCAGGCATCAGTAAC encodes the following:
- a CDS encoding winged helix-turn-helix transcriptional regulator → MDNVDFMIFLRMLSKKGFLETLWHITDKKQIHYNELQKYLMKKNIVSSQASVTIILNGLTNLGLLDRTVVDGKPPRTSYSVNKLGKSVLTQLNNLKNTL